A part of Paramisgurnus dabryanus chromosome 15, PD_genome_1.1, whole genome shotgun sequence genomic DNA contains:
- the obsl1b gene encoding obscurin isoform X7, which produces MDVFGGAPRFLAYPRPVVVQSGTDAVLKCQIGGDPRPAVIWERNNEKIHPEGKYRVFEDGNVYNLIITSVTLEDSGQYICKAKNCIGETYAAATLKVEGEAQELELREENKPRFLIKPLSTRVGRGEDAMFSCKLWGKPRPEVMWEKDGKKLNEIFESTHFSVSYQDGGWFQLKIFKTRAPDGGVYTCKARNEFGESLAGAVLLVDAGPGHEDEGNRNGYTNTHWKSHQGKQRSGRQVAARHNPLPNTAKVKMFAVTEGKHAKFRCYVTGKPKPEILWRKDGRLILSGRRYLLYEDREGYFTLKVLYCKQQDNGVYVCSASNTAGQTLSAVHLIVKEPLVRFKQPLNDLQVWERDLAVLECEVPEDSVPITWYLEDRRLQPGAKYGMEEWGTKRRLTIRDIGVDDDGIYLCEMADGGRSIAEVAVKGTIVRKLPRKVDVLEGENAAFCAEVEAEEMDIHWYKDGTELRETHQTILKSFGRTHILVFVNTTTLDSGLVTFYVGRSKTSSQLRVKAARHCPPSCPIGVQINTERANAALLSWFPAQDSRKNPPSGYIIERKEVGSQEWLQCLTTDTATAVEILGDSVPCEADYRFRICSVNKYGRSGNVEFPRAVHLVPVARIQAPLQDALVPEGQDACFSIELSASVIGTWFLNGNQLQDDERFSIRRTRTHQSLRIRGVRETDNGAEITFIAYGIRDSAALYIQAPLVKFTPLSEMDRNKFVESGNPIVLYCELSNPEVPVRWYKNGVELHSTEGLHIQAEGTMRRIVIQSADFANSGVYSCDAIDDVIRFNVEVEAPPVRFSVLPDVERNKSTEAGSTMTLQCELSDPLAQVSWYKDGVKLLPEKGLDIKSEGKMRKLIVQSTEFYHSGVYSCKTRGDAVHFNVEVKAPPVRFSAVPKEKLRICNEAGCPIVLQCEISESAAQVHWHKDGDQLLVESGADFLSEGCMRTLSIQSAQLSHAGVYTCTTKDDVIKFHVDIKAAPVRFSAVPDAEKSICTEAGGCFELRCKVSDPKVHVCWFHNDVEIKTETGLDIQSEGDVRKLIVESAEPRHSGLYRCETSDDAVQFIVDIKELPVMFSALPETVKTQLFEADYSTDLHCEISDPSAKEFCYKDGVELISKSPPHIKSECTKKTLAVKTAQTSNSGWYNSVRTDDAIQFNVQDQVPAKTFLAVPEDEKTKSTDETEPVALHCEILDPVPYIYQAKDEKEKVMIQAAAKSEPEVCLDESKETVGKLPETSVFDECLIQKEPDVPIRFEMDQAELSHYEVCSGETYDDPCTVDIKASRTNSPPICETDESLPVDPDSSSVLLIENSKHMTQDQSISCQQVGTKMISHNPTRKELVQSAETCLSAPCKTDAKDQSIVYQEKIKDNLSPQPEEHVRKEDLFTQPSEAKGVTPIESDSPVDLRISRLDSPLKDEIQLYFQNGYETQTEEGVQKTIVPASDLGHSGVHDYKTMDDDIIFKVDVKATSLQKSTTHDTERSMSIGEKDNTYYPQPELSSTMTEVSWYKEGEELHEQCDIVTHSEGTFTALVIKSDESSHSGLHACEMDEVTALCAVDPPELSVAPSVKFSTVPDSQRTKCIESGGPFKLQCEVSDPDAQVWWYKDGNEVLPQDGLIILSNGAIRTLSVETAELYHSGTYSCQTNNDGITFHVEIKAPPPKFIPVSEEETNKSTEVGSSIVLKCELSDANAQVLWCKDGTELSPNSGLDFQRDGNMRKLTVQSAQLSDTGNYTCHVPGDTISFKVHVQPPPVRFSKLPEIARNKFIEAGCPIILQCEISDPTSQVCWLKDGVQLQQQTGLDIQSEGTMRTVIIQSAEPKHSGIYSCEAVDDRIAFKVDVAVPPAMFSAVPETEKNKSFEADCPIILQCEISDPTALVQWYKDGLQLLPQSGINIQTEHTTRTLVIQSAKLSDSGFYSCNTADDISEFFVDVKAPPVTFAYISEDDLHRNIVEQDNLLLYCEVSRSDAVAQWYKDGVEIKSTDNVLVEVENVVRRLIILSAQLSDSGTYTCRAGDNALIFKVNVREPPVMIVYPKEDVHLDRHVPEEIVLSCELSRSNGKVTWYKDGQKLQESENIKLKAEGPYRRLKILHSGIEDSGEYVCDTADDSIFFNLTIKEPPVRIISPSQSQMELCQQTSERMVLSCEISRPNAVVRWYRDGLEVEESNSLILEVDSVYRRLIIPKPTVKDSAEYVCDTADDSVTFIVNIAEPPVRFIRPRKMAYGVEKLVGDTLVLECEVSRANAEVSWKREGEEIDENSNVTIIEDGASRQLIIHSAASEDAGQYVCDARDDVMDFLVKIKEPPLTIMRKADIETKLHFLESDAIVLKCEISRANGVVSWLKDNERIEGKEHFICEEEGTFRSLIVLSADLNDSGEYICHTQDDKVVFSVTVEGMTWLNKKINDDVPFCSFLPKKAPVSIIGNSEKPEHHTLNTGDDLVLQCEVSQANATVQWYHNGVLLHEDSRTHLESKHTMRKLVIPDLQTSDSGEYICDAIDDKMITMVLVQESPFQFIKKDERTNISAYEEDSVTLRATVNRANAPVKWQRGRDPIRGDRFQSTSDGNTHCLTINPLKRGDTGLYTCHVGSDEMNFSVNVRAIKVKFSKPLENVVGLKGCDVALKCELYTPKGDVQWLKDNQEIVPNRHFTIRAEGRVRSLTIHSVSEDDEGEYACESKDERTIATVVVNIPRIVEFIAELHNITVMEGENATFKCVVSPEDAHLAWFRNSQPISSNEKFHISSTGLCHVLQINNCQVSDSCKLTAEAEGVISRAILQVQEAQVFFTKSMEQAVAEEYSDVTLEVEVSHEKGEVQWMRQGVVIHPGPKFTLKQNGRKRSITIHKLVLSDRGTYSCETLHDRTQARLSVEPRKIKIRKGLAEIQTYERETSSFEVELSHSNVEAVWQKNGHALKNNNRLRMTAKGRVHSLTISNLTLDDTGTYTFSVENIRSSAKLIVKEIPVSILKKLEDSRHPEGAGVTLECELSRHNVDVKWTKNGVQLKPGKNLRIYSMGRKCFLQILKCEQGDTGIYTCDAVDAKTSCSVDVYERELEILQGLEDLDIQEDQNAVFVCEVSLDDVPGEWFKNNEKIKPTSTIKIRQEGTKHFLLICNVKGEDSGEIKFAAKNVESTAYLEVEALPANIVKPLQDKTAVEKTRVVLDCTVTNPRCSIRWYKGPNVILPSERFEICSEGCYRKLVIQQVQLEDEGTYSVQVGNYTSSAKLTVVAQSILIVNDLKDVEVIAPADACFACEVSLPEAKAPTWTLNGQTLHPGPKVVMEKLGTIHRLTLKQTSEEMSGTLCFIIGQAKSTAHLHVRSSH; this is translated from the exons ATGGATGTCTTTGGTGGAGCGCCACGGTTTCTGGCCTACCCTCGTCCTGTGGTTGTGCAGAGCGGTACAGACGCAGTTCTGAAATGCCAGATTGGTGGAGACCCCAGACCTGCAGTCATATGGGAACGAAACAATGAGAAAATCCATCCAGAGGGCAAATACCGGGTGTTCGAGGATGGCAATGTCTACAACCTTATCATAACTTCAGTGACGCTGGAAGACAGTGGACAATATATCTGTAAAGCCAAGAATTGCATCGGAGAGACATATGCAGCAGCTACTTTGAAAGTGGAAGGCGAGGCGCAGGAGCTGGAATTGCGGGAGGAAAACAAACCACGCTTTCTCATCAAACCCCTCTCAACTAGGGTTGGACGAGGAGAGGATGCCATGTTCTCCTGCAAGCTGTGGGGAAAACCACGGCCAGAAGTGATGTGGGAGAAAGATGGCAAAAAGTTGAATGAAATCTTTGAGAGCACACATTTTAGTGTCAGCTATCAGGATGGAGGATGGTTTCAGCTAAAGATTTTTAAGACACGGGCACCAGATGGAGGGGTGTACACGTGCAAGGCCCGCAATGAATTTGGAGAGAGTTTGGCAGGGGCCGTTCTGTTGGTGGATGCGGGACCGGGACATGAAGATGAAGGGAACCGTAACGGTTACACGAACACCCACTGGAAATCACATCAGGGAAAGCAGAGAAGTGGAAGGCAGGTTGCAGCAAGGCACAACCCGCTGCCAAACACAGCCAAAGTAAAAATGTTTGCGGTGACTGAAGGGAAGCATGCAAAGTTCCGCTGCTATGTAACCGGGAAGCCAAAACCAGAAATCTTATGGAGGAAAGATGGAAGACTAATCTTGTCGGGCAGACGGTATCTGCTGTATGAAGACAGAGAAGGCTACTTTACACTTAAAGTCCTTTACTGCAAACAACAGGACAATGGAGTCTATGTCTGTTCTGCTTCAAACACTGCAGGACAAACTCTGAGTGCTGTACACCTTATTGTTAAAG AGCCACTTGTGCGATTTAAACAACCACTTAATGACCTGCAAGTATGGGAGAGAGACTTAGCTGTTCTTGAGTGTGAGGTTCCTGAGGACTCTGTTCCAATCACATGGTATTTAGAAGACAGGAGGTTACAGCCAGGAGCAAAATATGGAATGGAGGAGTGGGGGACAAAGCGAAGACTCACAATTCGTGATATTGGAGTTGATGATGATGGGATATATCTCTGTGAGATGGCTGATGGGGGCAGAAGCATTGCTGAGGTAGCAGTCAAAG GCACCATTGTAAGAAAGCTGCCACGAAAAGTTGATGTTCTGGAAGGGGAAAATGCAGCATTCTGTGCAGAGGTTGAGGCAGAGGAAATGGACATTCATTGGTACAAAGATGGAACTGAGTTAAGGGAGACCCATCAAACCATCCTCAAATCCTTTGGAAGGACACATATTTTAGTCTTTGTCAACACCACAACGCTAGATTCTGGTTTGGTCACTTTCTATGTGGGTAGATCAAAGACATCATCTCAACTAAGGGTGAAAG CTGCAAGGCATTGTCCACCAAGCTGTCCTATTGGGGTTCAGATCAACACAGAACGAGCAAATGCTGCCCTCCTTTCCTGGTTTCCAGCACAAGATTCTCGAAAGAATCCACCTTCAGGGTATATAATTGAGAGAAAAGAGGTAGGCTCCCAAGAGTGGCTACAATGCTTAACCACTGACACTGCAACTGCAGTGGAGATCCTCGGTGACAGCGTTCCATGCGAGGCCGACTACAGATTTCGCATATGCAGTGTCAACAAATATGGAAGGAGTGGAAATGTAGAGTTCCCTCGAGCTGTTCACCTTG TTCCAGTGGCCAGGATCCAAGCACCTCTACAAGATGCTTTAGTGCCAGAAGGCCAGGATGCTTGCTTTTCTATTGAGCTCTCTGCTTCAGTTATAGGCACTTGGTTTTTAAATGGAAACCAGCTTCAAGACGATGAGCGCTTCTCCATAAGACGTACACGAACACACCAGTCCCTACGCATTCGTGGGGTACGAGAGACAGACAATGGAGCAGAGATCACCTTCATTGCCTATGGAATTCGAGATTCAGCTGCTCTGTACATACAAG CTCCATTAGTAAAATTCACTCCACTTTCTGAAATGGATCGAAACAAATTTGTGGAATCTGGCAACCCTATAGTGCTCTACTGTGAGCTGTCAAATCCTGAGGTCCCAGTTCGGTGGTATAAGAATGGTGTTGAACTTCATTCAACGGAAGGTCTACACATTCAAGCAGAAGGAACAATGAGGAGGATTGTCATTCAATCAGCTGATTTCGCAAACTCAGGAGTTTATAGCTGTGATGCTATTGATGATGTCATCCGATTTAATGTGGAGGTTGAGG CCCCACCAGTGAGGTTCTCAGTGCTACCAGATGTTGAAAGGAACAAGTCCACTGAAGCAGGATCAACAATGACACTGCAATGTGAGCTCTCAGATCCACTTGCCCAGGTATCCTGGTACAAAGATGGAGTAAAACTCCTGCCAGAAAAAGGACTAGACATCAAATCTGAAGGCAAAATGAGGAAACTGATTGTCCAGTCAACTGAATTTTACCACTCAGGGGTGTACAGCTGCAAGACAAGGGGTGATGCTGTCCACTTTAATGTGGAGGTTAAAG CCCCACCTGTGAGGTTCTCAGCTGTCCCCAAAGAAAAACTGAGAATATGCAACGAAGCAGGCTGTCCCATTGTTCTGCAATGCGAAATTTCAGAATCGGCTGCACAGGTCCATTGGCACAAAGATGGGGATCAGCTCCTTGTAGAATCTGGAGCAGACTTCCTATCAGAGGGCTGCATGAGAACGCTCAGTATTCAGTCAGCACAACTGTCTCATGCTGGAGTGTACACCTGCACAACTAAGGATGATGTCATCAAATTCCATGTGGACATTAAAG CTGCACCAGTGAGGTTCTCAGCTGTTCCAGATGCTGAGAAGAGTATATGCACTGAAGCAGGTGGATGCTTTGAACTCCGCTGTAAGGTCTCAGACCCTAAAGTCCATGTCTGCTGGTTTCACAATGACGTAGAGATTAAGACAGAGACTGGTTTGGATATTCAGTCTGAAGGAGATGTAAGGAAACTGATAGTGGAGTCAGCTGAGCCCAGACATTCTGGATTGTACCGTTGTGAAACATCTGATGATGCTGTCCAGTTCATTGTGGACATTAAAG AGCTACCAGTGATGTTCTCAGCCTTACCAGAGACTGTGAAGACCCAGCTGTTTGAAGCAGACTACTCCACTGATTTACACTGTGAGATCTCAGACCCAAGTGCCAAGGAGTTTTGTTACAAGGATGGTGTAGAGCTCATCTCAAAAAGTCCGCCTCATATCAAATCGGAGTGTACCAAGAAGACATTAGCTGTCAAGACAGCACAGACCTCTAACTCTGGATGGTACAACAGTGTGAGAACGGATGATGCCATCCAGTTTAATGTACAAGACCAAg TGCCAGCAAAGACATTTTTGGCTGTTCCCGAGGATGAGAAGACCAAAAGCACTGATGAAACGGAACCTGTTGCACTACATTGTGAGATCTTGGATCCTGTTCCATACATCTATCAGGCAAAAGATGAGAAGGAAAAGGTCATGATTCAAGCTGCAGCTAAAAGTGAACCTGAAGTTTGTTTAGATGAATCCAAAGAAACTGTAGGGAAGTTACCAGAGACATCTGTTTTTGACGAGTGTCTGATTCAGAAGGAACCAGATGTTCCCATCCGGTTTGAAATGGACCAAG CAGAACTGTCTCACTATGAGGTGTGCAGTGGTGAGACCTATGATGACCCATGCACTGTGGATATTAAAG CTTCGAGGACGAACTCCCCACCAATTTGTGAAACGGACGAGAGCTTGCCCGTTGATCCAGACAGTTCCAGTGTACTTCTAATTGAGAACTCTAAACACATGACCCAAGACCAATCTATATCCTGCCAACAAGTTGGGACAAAAATGATATCCCATAATCCCACAAGGAAAGAGCTTGTCCAGTCAGCAGAGACGTGTCTCAGCGCACCGTGTAAGACTGACGCAAAGGATCAATCCATTGTATATCAAGAGAAAATAAAAG ATAACTTGTCTCCTCAACCTGAAGAACATGTTCGCAAAGAGGATTTATTTACACAACCATCTGAAGCTAAAGGGGTCACGCCCATTGAAAGTGATTCTCCAGTTGACTTGAGAATCAGTCGATTGGATTCTCCATTGAAGGATGAAATACAGTTGTACTTTCAAAACGGATATGAGACTCAAACAGAGGAAGGTGTACAAAAAACAATTGTTCCAGCATCAGACTTGGGTCATTCAGGGGTTCATGACTACAAGACAATGGATGATGACATTATATTTAAGGTGGATGTCAAAG CTACATCGCTGCAAAAGTCTACCACCCATGACACTGAGAGGAGCATGTCAATTGGTGAAAAAGATAATACTTATTATCCACAACCTGAGCTATCAAGCACAATGACGGAAGTGAGCTGGTACAAAGAAGGCGAGGAACTCCATGAACAATGTGACATTGTCACCCATTCTGAGGGGACTTTCACAGCTCTTGTTATCAAATCAGATGAATCGTCTCACTCTGGACTACATGCTTGTGAGATGGATGAGGTCACCGCGCTGTGTGCAGTGGACCCACCAG AACTGTCTGTAGCTCCATCTGTGAAGTTCTCCACTGTCCCTGATAGTCAACGGACCAAATGCATTGAGAGTGGAGGACCCTTTAAACTGCAATGTGAGGTCTCAGATCCTGATGCCCAAGTGTGGTGGTACAAAGATGGGAATGAGGTACTGCCTCAAGATGGCTTGATCATTTTGTCCAATGGAGCAATAAGGACCCTCTCTGTGGAAACTGCTGAATTATATCACAGTGGAACATACAGCTGCCAGACAAACAATGATGGCATCACATTCCATGTGGAAATCAAAG CTCCACCACCGAAGTTCATACCAGTCTCAGAAGAGGAAACAAACAAATCAACTGAAGTAGGCTCATCAATTGTTTTGAAATGTGAGCTATCAGATGCCAATGCTCAGGTTCTCTGGTGCAAAGATGGTACAGAACTGTCTCCAAACTCTGGGCTTGATTTCCAAAGAGATGGGAATATGAGGAAACTAACTGTTCAATCGGCACAGCTGTCTGATACGGGAAACTACACCTGTCATGTTCCAGGTGATACCATATCATTCAAGGTGCACGTTCAAC CTCCCCCTGTTAGGTTCTCAAAACTTCCAGAAATCGCAAGAAACAAGTTCATTGAAGCAGGCTGTCCCATTATACTTCAGTGTGAAATCTCAGATCCTACTTCTCAAGTTTGCTGGCTCAAGGACGGAGTCCAACTCCAACAACAAACTGGACTTGACATCCAATCAGAGGGCACTATGAGGACAGTGATCATCCAGTCAGCTGAGCCCAAACATTCAGGCATTTACAGCTGTGAGGCTGTGGATGATCGCATAGCATTCAAGGTGGATGTTGCAG TTCCACCAGCGATGTTCTCAGCTGTTCCTGAGACTGAGAAGAACAAGTCCTTTGAAGCAGACTGTCCAATCATTCTCCAATGTGAGATATCTGATCCTACAGCCCTGGTCCAATGGTACAAGGATGGATTACAGCTCCTGCCCCAGTCTGGCATTAACATCCAAACAGAGCACACCACGCGGACACTGGTTATCCAATCAGCAAAATTATCCGACTCTGGTTTTTACAGTTGTAATACAGCTGATGATATCAGCGAATTTtttgtggatgttaaag CACCTCCGGTGACATTTGCTTATATCTCAGAAGACGATCTGCATAGAAATATTGTGGAACAAGACAATCTTCTCCTATATTGTGAGGTATCTAGATCAGATGCTGTTGCACAATGGTACAAGGATGGAGTAGAGATAAAGTCAACCGACAATGTCCTTGTAGAGGTAGAAAACGTTGTACGCAGGCTGATCATCCTGTCAGCTCAACTTTCGGATTCTGGTACATATACCTGTCGTGCTGGAGATAATGCCTTAATATTTAAAGTCAATGTAAGAG AGCCCCCAGTGATGATTGTATACCCCAAGGAGGATGTCCACCTTGATCGGCATGTTCCTGAGGAAATTGTCCTCAGCTGTGAACTTTCACGTTCAAATGGAAAGGTGACATGGTACAAAGATGGACAGAAACTGCAGGAGAGTGAAAACATAAAGTTAAAAGCTGAGGGTCCATACAGACGGTTAAAAATTCTGCACAGTGGTATTGAGGACTCTGGAGAATATGTCTGCGACACAGCTGACGATTCAATATTCTTCAATCTAACCATAAAAG AACCGCCAGTCCGTATTATTTCTCCAAGCCAGTCCCAAATGGAACTTTGCCAACAGACATCCGAGAGGATGGTATTGAGCTGTGAAATCTCTAGACCAAATGCCGTTGTGCGCTGGTATCGTGATGGACTCGAAGTGGAGGAGAGCAACAGCTTAATACTTGAGGTTGACAGTGTCTATAGAAGACTTATTATCCCAAAACCTACAGTCAAAGACTCTGCAGAATATGTCTGTGACACCGCAGATGACTCAGTGACCTTCATTGTCAATATTGCAG AACCACCAGTTAGATTTATTCGGCCAAGGAAAATGGCCTATGGAGTGGAGAAACTGGTTGGAGACACGTTGGTCCTTGAGTGTGAGGTGTCTCGAGCAAATGCTGAAGTTAGCTGGAAAAGAGAGGGAGAAGAGATTGATGAAAACAGCAACGTAACTATCATAGAGGACGGAGCAAGTCGACAATTAATCATTCACTCGGCAGCATCAGAGGATGCAGGCCAATATGTCTGTGATGCCAGAGATGATGTAATGGACTTCCTTGTAAAGattaaag AACCCCCTTTGACAATTATGCGAAAGGCTGACATCGAGACAAAGCTGCATTTTCTTGAATCTGATGCCATCGTGCTAAAATGTGAGATCTCAAGAGCAAACGGGGTGGTCAGTTGGCTTAAAGACAATGAGAGGATCGAGGGAAAGGAACATTTCATCTGTGAAGAGGAAGGCACATTTAGATCTTTGATTGTCCTGAGTGCTGACTTGAATGACTCAGGGGAGTATATCTGTCACACACAGGATGATAAAGTCGTCTTCAGTGTTACTGTAGAAGGTATGACCtggttaaacaaaaaaattaatgatGATGTGCCTTTCTGTAGCTTTCTACCCAAGA agGCGCCGGTGTCCATTATTGGGAATTCAGAGAAGCCAGAACACCACACTTTAAACACAGGAGACGACCTTGTCCTACAATGTGAAGTATCACAAGCAAATGCTACAGTTCAGTGGTACCACAATGGAGTTTTACTACATGAAGATTCACGTACACACTTGGAAAGCAAACACACAATGAGAAAGCTTGTGATACCAGACCTTCAAACATCTGACTCTGGAGAGTATATCTGTGATGCCATTGATGACAAAATGATAACTATGGTATTGGTTCAAG AATCACCATTCCAATTCATCAAAAAAGATGAACGAACAAATATTTCAGCCTATGAAGAAGACAGTGTGACACTACGTGCCACTGTAAATAGAGCCAATGCGCCTGTGAAATGGCAGAGAGGTCGTGATCCAATCAGAGGTGATCGGTTCCAGTCCACAAGTGATGGAAACACTCACTGCCTTACCATTAACCCACTCAAGAGAGGTGATACTGGACTGTACACATGTCATGTGGGATCAGATGAGATGAACTTCAGTGTCAATGTTAGAG CAATAAAGGTGAAATTCTCCAAACCACTGGAAAATGTAGTGGGACTCAAAGGTTGCGATGTGGCTTTGAAATGTGAACTATACACGCCAAAAGGAGATGTTCAGTGGCTGAAGGACAACCAAGAGATTGTGCCAAATAGACATTTTACAATCCGGGCTGAGGGCCGTGTGAGAAGCCTCACGATACACAGTGTATCAGAAGATGACGAGGGAGAATATGCTTGTGAATCCAAAGATGAAAGGACAATCGCTACAGTAGTGGTCAACA TTCCCAGAATTGTGGAGTTTATAGCGGAGCTGCACAACATCACTGTCATGGAAGGAGAAAATGCCACATTTAAGTGTGTGGTGTCTCCAGAGGACGCACACTTGGCCTGGTTTAGAAACAGCCAGCCAATTTCATCAAACGAAAAGTTCCACATTTCAAGCACTGGATTATGCCATGTGCTGCAGATCAATAATTGCCAAGTGTCAGACAGCTGCAAGCTGACTGCTGAGGCTGAAGGTGTGATTTCCAGAGCAATCCTACAGGTCCAAG AGGCACAGGTTTTTTTTACGAAAAGCATGGAGCAGGCGGTGGCAGAAGAATACAGCGATGTGACGTTGGAGGTGGAGGTCAGCCATGAGAAAGGGGAAGTGCAGTGGATGAGACAAGGAGTAGTTATACATCCAGGGCCCAAGTTCACCCTGAAGCAGAATGGCCGAAAACGCTCTATCACAATCCACAAGCTCGTCCTTTCAGATCGGGGCACCTACAGCTGCGAAACGCTCCATGACCGCACGCAAGCCAGGCTTAGTGTGGAAC CAAGAAAAATCAAGATCCGAAAGGGTCTAGCTGAGATCCAGACTTATGAGCGAGAGACATCCTCTTTTGAGGTGGAGCTCTCTCATAGCAACGTAGAGGCTGTGTGGCAGAAGAATGGACACGCtctaaaaaacaacaaccgTTTGCGTATGACTGCAAAGGGACGGGTGCACAGCCTCACCATCTCCAACCTGACCTTAGATGACACTGGCACTTACACATTCTCTGTTGAGAACATCAGATCATCAGCGAAATTGATTGTTAAAG AAATCCCAGTATCAATTTTGAAAAAGCTTGAGGATAGTAGGCACCCAGAGGGCGCTGGAGTTACCCTTGAATGCGAGCTGTCACGTCATAACGTAGACGTAAAGTGGACAAAG AATGGAGTTCAGCTTAAGCCAGGAAAAAATCTTCGTATATACTCAATGGGAAGAAAATGCTTTCTACAGATCCTAAAGTGTGAACAGGGAGATACTGGTATATATACGTGCGATGCCGTGGATGCTAAAACATCCTGTTCAGTGGATGTATATG AAAGGGAGCTTGAGATATTGCAGGGTTTAGAGGATCTGGATATCCAAGAAGATCAGAATGCTGTGTTCGTGTGTGAAGTGTCCCTAGATGATGTTCCTGGAGAGTGGTTTAAAAACAATGAGAAGATTAAACCAACCAGCACCATTAAGATCCGCCAGGAAG GTACTAAGCACTTCCTCCTTATATGCAATGTCAAAGGAGAAGACTCTGGGGAGATCAAGTTTGCTGCCAAGAATGTTGAGTCGACAGCTTACCTTGAGGTTGAAG caCTGCCAGCAAACATTGTGAAGCCACTTCAGGATAAAACCGCTGTGGAGAAAACTCGTGTCGTGCTGGATTGCACGGTGACAAATCCCCGTTGCAGTATTCGCTGGTATAAGGGACCGAATGTCATCCTGCCCTCCGAGCGCTTTGAGATCTGCAGCGAGGGATGTTACCGAAAACTTGTGATTCAGCAGGTCCAGCTTGAGGATGAGGGCACCTATAGTGTTCAAGTTGGAAACTACACATCCTCAGCTAAACTTACTGTAGTAG CTCAGTCAATCCTCATAGTGAATGATCTTAAGGATGTGGAGGTAATTGCTCCTGCGGATGCATGCTTTGCATGTGAAGTGTCTTTGCCTGAGGCCAAGGCTCCTACCTGGACACTGAATGGACAGACGCTGCATCCGGGTCCCAAAGTTGTCATGGAGAAACTGGGAACCATCCATAGGCTCACTCTCAAACAGACGTCAGAGGAGATGAGTGGCACGCTCTGCTTTATCATTGGACAAGCCAAAAGCACTGCACATCTGCATGTCAGAA GTAGCCATTGA